The following coding sequences are from one Paenibacillus stellifer window:
- a CDS encoding DEAD/DEAH box helicase, whose amino-acid sequence MTPEEMEMISDRRLPVQQAFDSDMLVQNLLEVGTRVRSEVHVHQIDANQGAYADQILMPSWLQRKLHSLGINKLYEHQGEAIQNIREGRNVVLCTKTASGKSLAYNVPIMEKLVSDPNACALYLAPFKALVEDQFTHLKEWADDIGEQGNKISLNGFSRFTVNGKQISVGLLHGQRNVPEHMRKDQASSFVFSEGRYWLTNVHYLHLILQGASSPKGKGPGLLRFLQNLRFVVIDELHQYSGLLGSKVSLVLRRLRMLCDRLGNKNVQFIACSATIANPKYLAEELTGMRGLKGFHEISGVQAPVKKKAILMWNPGLSDDEQKKRAVVSDLYEILRTIYKDGRWPRSIIFTSNRQQAQLLSRELNMILRSHLHDHAGLSADEPHEFFLPYHAYLTQEVKERTIQKLEQGEILGVVTTSALEVGIDVKCLDVCILLGYPGSQASFWQQAGRVGRSRDGVVIMMVQEEPLQQYFARNPEEFFTLSPESAAINTTNPKLLKEHLAYAAHELGGTLTNAMNYVRSSALRKVVAEASDQWQQIEGKLHYQGETPRYQTLFTMGDTYTVVTKNGWNEDILFQSVDGRSLIRDYHVDAVFLGPDNRTFYKVKWVNNRQRKVVVEPVRTDYHTRGIVRDSIEIHDITNPLISDAAIKSNLGNIIVKRSTFGYKKIYNHGAMPPETVQLTNTYPVSFQTEAFWLMWDHQGRDELRGLLKDVQNRESIDLETLVEGSLHAVEHAIASAIPAVVRCSMADFQHTSFYSGSALFGMPGMFFYDSQAGGGSGIVEVVAEKFGVLLDKAQQIISSCGCSDGCPSCIQLFHCEKQNEPLHKVGALLVINHLRKSFG is encoded by the coding sequence TTGACACCGGAAGAAATGGAAATGATCTCCGACCGAAGACTTCCCGTGCAACAAGCATTCGATAGCGATATGCTCGTCCAGAACTTGCTTGAAGTCGGAACTCGTGTCCGAAGCGAAGTGCATGTGCATCAAATTGACGCCAATCAAGGCGCTTATGCTGACCAAATCCTAATGCCCAGTTGGCTGCAACGGAAGCTTCATTCTCTGGGGATCAATAAGCTGTATGAGCATCAAGGAGAAGCCATACAGAACATCCGGGAAGGACGCAATGTAGTTCTCTGCACGAAAACCGCATCGGGAAAATCATTGGCTTACAATGTTCCCATCATGGAAAAATTGGTATCTGATCCGAATGCGTGTGCGCTATATTTGGCTCCGTTCAAAGCATTGGTCGAAGATCAGTTTACCCATTTGAAAGAATGGGCCGATGATATAGGAGAGCAGGGAAATAAAATTTCGCTTAATGGATTTTCGCGATTCACTGTGAATGGAAAACAAATATCTGTTGGACTTCTTCATGGGCAACGGAACGTTCCAGAACATATGAGAAAAGATCAGGCGTCTAGCTTCGTGTTCTCTGAGGGGCGCTATTGGCTGACCAACGTTCACTATCTGCACTTAATTCTTCAAGGTGCAAGTTCACCTAAGGGGAAAGGCCCTGGGCTGTTGCGCTTTCTGCAAAATCTTCGGTTTGTTGTTATTGATGAGCTTCATCAATACTCAGGCTTGTTAGGTTCAAAGGTTTCTTTGGTCCTTCGCAGATTAAGAATGTTATGTGACAGGTTGGGGAATAAAAATGTCCAGTTTATTGCCTGCTCGGCTACCATTGCTAATCCAAAGTATCTAGCTGAAGAATTAACAGGAATGCGTGGACTGAAAGGATTTCATGAAATATCGGGTGTACAAGCACCAGTAAAGAAGAAAGCGATTTTGATGTGGAATCCTGGCTTATCAGACGATGAGCAGAAGAAAAGGGCTGTTGTTTCCGATCTCTATGAAATTCTGCGCACGATCTACAAGGATGGAAGATGGCCAAGAAGTATCATTTTCACAAGCAACCGCCAGCAAGCCCAGCTTTTAAGTCGTGAATTAAACATGATCTTGCGCAGCCATCTTCATGATCATGCCGGGCTTTCGGCAGACGAACCACATGAGTTTTTTCTGCCGTATCATGCATACCTCACGCAAGAAGTTAAAGAACGAACCATACAAAAACTTGAGCAAGGCGAGATCCTTGGAGTGGTCACCACTAGCGCCCTAGAGGTCGGAATTGATGTGAAGTGTCTGGATGTATGTATTTTGCTTGGATATCCAGGTTCTCAGGCCTCCTTCTGGCAGCAGGCTGGGCGTGTGGGGCGAAGCAGAGACGGTGTGGTGATTATGATGGTTCAGGAAGAGCCATTGCAGCAATACTTTGCCCGCAACCCTGAAGAATTCTTTACGCTTTCGCCTGAATCAGCGGCAATCAATACAACGAATCCCAAGCTATTAAAGGAGCATCTCGCATACGCAGCTCACGAACTGGGAGGAACGTTGACGAATGCTATGAATTATGTTCGCTCTTCGGCGCTTCGCAAGGTGGTTGCGGAAGCAAGCGATCAGTGGCAGCAGATTGAAGGGAAACTACACTATCAAGGAGAAACACCCCGGTATCAAACTTTGTTCACTATGGGCGATACCTATACGGTTGTAACCAAGAACGGGTGGAATGAGGACATCCTATTTCAAAGTGTGGACGGACGTTCCTTGATTCGAGATTATCATGTAGACGCCGTATTTCTGGGACCTGACAATCGTACCTTTTATAAGGTCAAGTGGGTCAATAACAGGCAACGCAAAGTGGTTGTAGAGCCAGTAAGAACGGATTACCATACTCGCGGAATTGTTCGTGATAGCATTGAAATCCATGATATAACCAATCCTTTGATAAGTGACGCGGCGATCAAATCCAATCTTGGAAACATCATCGTAAAACGAAGTACATTTGGCTACAAAAAAATCTACAATCACGGCGCAATGCCTCCCGAAACCGTGCAATTAACAAACACATATCCTGTCAGTTTTCAAACCGAGGCGTTTTGGTTGATGTGGGATCACCAAGGAAGGGATGAACTTAGAGGTCTGCTCAAGGATGTGCAGAATCGCGAATCCATTGACTTGGAGACCCTGGTTGAGGGAAGCCTTCATGCCGTTGAACATGCCATAGCATCTGCGATACCGGCTGTTGTAAGGTGTAGTATGGCTGATTTTCAGCACACCTCTTTTTATTCTGGCTCGGCCTTGTTTGGAATGCCCGGGATGTTCTTCTACGACAGCCAAGCAGGAGGCGGTTCGGGTATCGTCGAGGTTGTTGCGGAAAAGTTCGGGGTTCTCTTGGATAAAGCCCAACAGATCATTAGCAGCTGTGGTTGTTCAGACGGCTGTCCATCGTGCATTCAGTTATTTCATTGTGAAAAACAGAATGAGCCGCTGCATAAGGTTGGGGCTTTGTTGGTAATCAACCATTTACGAAAATCTTTCGGATAA
- a CDS encoding IS3 family transposase (programmed frameshift): protein MTKKYDKEFKLQTIQMIQEEGKPVAQVARELGISDNTLYRWMAEYKQDGAQAFPGSGQLKADDKAMRDLQKRIRDLEEENDILKKGDALLRQRPALIYAFIHDHRFKCRVSKMCEAFEVSRSGYYKWTKRKVSKREKRRRKLERHIRRIFLESRRLYGSPKIAKMLHKQGVPVSEKLVARIMKELGLRSRTVKKYKATTNSKHNLPVHENVLNRQFRPSAPNEAWVADITYIPTNEGWLYLASIMDLYSRKIIGFHMDERMTKELVLTALDRAYSQQQPCGEVLHHSDRGSQYASHDYQERLRTYKMNGSMSRKGNCYDNACIESFHSVLKKELVYLEKFTTRKQAKKRIFEYITCFYNGKRIHSAIGYFTPNEYERMYRNAV, encoded by the exons ATGACGAAAAAATACGATAAAGAATTTAAACTGCAAACGATTCAGATGATCCAAGAAGAGGGTAAGCCGGTGGCACAGGTCGCTCGCGAGTTGGGGATCAGCGACAACACCTTGTACCGCTGGATGGCGGAATACAAACAAGACGGTGCACAGGCTTTTCCAGGCAGTGGGCAACTGAAAGCTGACGACAAGGCAATGAGAGACCTCCAAAAGCGTATCCGTGATCTGGAGGAGGAGAACGACATCTTAAAAAAGG GCGATGCACTACTTCGCCAAAGACCGGCGCTGATCTATGCCTTCATCCACGATCATCGCTTCAAGTGCCGAGTCTCGAAGATGTGCGAAGCCTTTGAAGTGTCCCGAAGCGGCTATTACAAATGGACGAAACGAAAAGTCAGCAAGCGTGAAAAACGACGGCGCAAGCTGGAGCGGCATATCCGCCGTATCTTTCTGGAATCCCGCCGGTTATATGGAAGTCCCAAAATCGCTAAAATGCTTCATAAGCAAGGCGTACCCGTGTCGGAGAAATTAGTCGCCCGAATCATGAAGGAACTGGGATTGCGCTCCCGTACGGTGAAGAAATACAAGGCCACGACGAATTCGAAGCACAACTTGCCTGTTCATGAGAACGTGTTGAACCGTCAGTTTAGGCCGTCCGCTCCAAATGAGGCCTGGGTGGCTGACATTACGTACATTCCAACGAATGAAGGCTGGCTCTATCTGGCAAGTATAATGGATTTGTACAGCCGTAAAATCATTGGGTTTCACATGGACGAGCGGATGACCAAAGAACTGGTGTTAACGGCACTGGATCGAGCCTACAGCCAGCAACAACCATGCGGAGAGGTCCTGCATCACTCCGACCGTGGCAGCCAGTATGCTTCCCACGACTACCAGGAACGACTGCGCACCTACAAGATGAACGGCAGTATGAGCCGAAAAGGGAACTGCTACGATAATGCTTGTATCGAATCGTTCCACAGTGTGCTGAAGAAAGAACTCGTGTACTTGGAAAAATTCACAACACGCAAGCAAGCCAAGAAACGCATTTTTGAATACATTACCTGCTTCTACAATGGAAAACGAATCCATTCAGCGATTGGGTATTTTACACCCAATGAATACGAACGTATGTACCGAAATGCTGTGTGA
- a CDS encoding McrB family protein, translating to MAQFKEWDTTAVYRYADQWKGKSLIDGTSLLWPSEQIWTTANLNAFKACFIENVDESSEIFENKLQGQLKGQKQEVVQLACELVYLYLLFPSTITFRRKKELLNTIASFAGLTLDDQNEALTALEPGIGGPGIAYNTRRYYEIRYIAMFADAVLQKPENDRIMFLSDHIKVRNMLDTIKEDTNPLSRHIILHLLYPDQYERMASQGHKQQIVEAFLEILDEDSVPEDIDDRILAIRTKLEDILGEKDLDFYRSPLVECWDYSDHDSEVLPIQGLQIKKQIVLYGPPGTGKTHEAKQLAGQFIRQETLRLWGAGEFFKKQEDVNKLVERRIRRVQFHPGYGYEDFIRGMQLEQNRTVYKKGVLLQVLEEIEAAEAGIGKGLPYVLILDEMNRADLSKVLGECFSLMEDRESAVLLAGQDGQPYALTVPENLYIIGTMNLIDQSLEQVDFALRRRFLWFFRGFDRNDLVTLLKGKWERWPQKYGKPRKWNRVEDEFELLAERCVQLNHLIAGHEHMGPLYVIGHTYFSDVVSFAQKYIYSQPGVQQVLWNRNKQARGPVTALWNYSLAPLLEQYLSGADSYERKQFMEQAKSTFLWGKV from the coding sequence ATGGCACAATTTAAAGAATGGGATACCACCGCCGTTTATCGGTATGCAGATCAATGGAAAGGGAAGAGTCTCATTGATGGCACATCATTGCTTTGGCCGTCTGAGCAAATTTGGACCACAGCGAATTTGAATGCATTTAAAGCTTGCTTTATAGAGAATGTAGATGAATCATCAGAGATCTTTGAGAACAAACTGCAAGGGCAACTGAAGGGTCAGAAGCAAGAGGTTGTTCAGCTTGCATGCGAACTCGTCTATCTCTACTTGCTGTTTCCCTCCACGATTACATTTCGAAGAAAAAAAGAACTTCTGAATACTATTGCATCATTTGCCGGACTTACATTGGACGATCAGAATGAGGCGCTGACAGCATTGGAGCCTGGCATAGGCGGACCGGGTATCGCCTACAATACAAGACGTTATTATGAAATACGTTATATAGCTATGTTCGCAGATGCGGTTCTGCAGAAACCTGAAAATGACCGGATTATGTTTTTATCCGACCATATCAAGGTACGAAATATGCTCGATACTATAAAGGAGGACACGAACCCGCTATCCCGACATATTATTTTGCACCTCCTATACCCTGATCAATATGAAAGAATGGCGAGTCAGGGTCATAAGCAACAGATTGTTGAGGCCTTCCTGGAAATTCTGGATGAAGACTCCGTGCCTGAAGATATTGATGATCGCATCCTGGCTATTAGAACAAAGCTCGAAGACATTCTTGGAGAAAAGGATCTTGATTTCTATCGAAGTCCACTCGTTGAATGTTGGGATTATAGTGACCATGATTCGGAGGTTCTACCCATTCAAGGGCTGCAAATCAAGAAGCAGATTGTTTTGTATGGACCTCCGGGAACCGGGAAAACTCATGAAGCAAAGCAATTAGCCGGACAGTTTATTCGCCAAGAGACTTTACGCCTGTGGGGAGCGGGGGAATTCTTTAAAAAGCAAGAGGATGTGAACAAGCTAGTAGAGCGGAGGATTCGCCGTGTACAATTCCATCCGGGCTATGGATACGAAGATTTTATACGGGGGATGCAGCTTGAACAGAATCGGACCGTTTATAAAAAAGGCGTGTTACTACAGGTCTTAGAGGAAATTGAAGCAGCGGAAGCCGGAATCGGTAAAGGCTTGCCTTATGTTCTCATTCTCGATGAAATGAACCGGGCGGATCTCAGCAAGGTGTTGGGAGAGTGCTTTTCCTTAATGGAGGATCGTGAAAGTGCTGTGCTGCTTGCCGGTCAGGATGGCCAACCATATGCGCTAACTGTACCTGAGAATCTATATATTATTGGAACTATGAATTTAATTGACCAATCGCTGGAACAAGTCGATTTTGCGCTTCGCCGTAGATTTCTCTGGTTTTTCCGAGGATTCGATCGTAATGATCTAGTCACTCTACTGAAGGGAAAATGGGAACGTTGGCCACAGAAGTATGGAAAACCTCGTAAATGGAACCGTGTGGAGGATGAATTTGAACTTCTAGCGGAACGTTGCGTCCAGTTGAATCATTTAATAGCTGGGCATGAACATATGGGACCGCTTTATGTCATTGGTCATACCTATTTCAGTGACGTGGTTTCATTTGCCCAGAAGTATATTTATTCACAACCGGGCGTTCAGCAAGTACTATGGAACCGGAATAAGCAAGCTCGTGGGCCTGTAACTGCTTTGTGGAATTATTCGTTGGCTCCGTTATTGGAGCAGTATTTGTCCGGGGCCGATTCATACGAAAGAAAGCAATTTATGGAACAAGCGAAAAGCACTTTCCTGTGGGGGAAGGTATGA
- a CDS encoding 5-methylcytosine restriction system specificity protein McrC — MKSAQGRTEIIANDLSEIGLINDDEKIWLQNLCLYLDKELFTIRLTDKSDDEPVIEFRHGRWYAGRYVGEIQYMGRTLRITPRYESSFHRWISTIWGVRMIQSKGSYRNANMWLWELIARIWGEQLIRGAKHGLPYTRMEETLKAPSLRGRMKVMETALEIGKGTNRLASLSKSKVVHPDIAYILSNGYRRIKKELGHRNAHNWLSDRGREIIGLLLQSEGCRSYKTIYKIPKIKYTPILESYRPVVDLTLRILQQKSFGFSSNGVQEVTGTLLDMAEIWELYVYHLLRNALAGIEVIHTGRVREAVGNLFVNGNGKKIASLKPDFIIRMPSSKQVLAVVDAKYKHTFVTLSKPTGLERNDLYQIHAYMDAFSDQGYSAPGILVYPDENDAEVRRYQQGNPWFSSQLKSNLYFYGVNGELGEEDSDNGLTPSEEQFCMGVRELLVGNLRNGMWDE, encoded by the coding sequence ATGAAATCCGCACAAGGAAGAACAGAAATCATTGCAAATGACTTATCTGAGATCGGATTAATAAATGATGATGAGAAGATATGGTTGCAGAATTTGTGCCTTTATCTCGATAAAGAACTGTTCACAATTCGTCTCACTGACAAATCGGATGATGAGCCAGTAATCGAATTTCGCCATGGACGCTGGTATGCGGGAAGGTATGTTGGAGAGATCCAATATATGGGGAGAACTCTACGTATAACACCACGTTATGAAAGCTCTTTTCACCGCTGGATTAGTACTATATGGGGAGTGCGAATGATTCAGAGTAAGGGCTCCTATCGTAATGCGAATATGTGGCTGTGGGAACTAATAGCCCGAATTTGGGGTGAACAGCTTATCCGTGGAGCCAAGCATGGGTTACCGTATACTCGAATGGAAGAAACACTGAAGGCTCCATCTCTGCGCGGTCGTATGAAAGTGATGGAAACGGCTCTTGAGATAGGCAAGGGAACGAATCGACTTGCAAGTCTATCCAAGTCCAAGGTTGTTCATCCTGACATTGCGTACATACTCAGCAACGGTTATCGAAGAATTAAGAAGGAATTGGGGCATCGAAATGCACATAACTGGTTGTCCGACAGAGGAAGAGAAATCATAGGCCTTTTACTCCAATCCGAAGGATGTAGAAGCTATAAAACCATTTATAAGATTCCCAAAATTAAATACACCCCCATCCTGGAATCCTATCGCCCCGTTGTTGATTTGACTTTGAGGATTTTGCAACAAAAATCATTCGGGTTCTCTTCGAACGGGGTCCAAGAAGTAACAGGAACCCTCTTGGATATGGCTGAAATTTGGGAGCTTTATGTTTATCATCTTCTAAGAAATGCTCTAGCAGGGATAGAAGTGATCCATACTGGACGAGTTAGAGAAGCCGTTGGCAATTTGTTTGTAAACGGGAACGGGAAGAAAATAGCTTCTTTAAAGCCGGATTTTATTATACGGATGCCATCTTCGAAACAAGTGCTAGCGGTAGTCGATGCAAAATATAAGCACACTTTTGTAACGTTATCAAAACCAACGGGTTTGGAACGAAATGATTTGTACCAGATTCATGCGTATATGGATGCTTTCTCCGATCAGGGGTATTCGGCTCCGGGTATTCTGGTATATCCAGATGAAAACGATGCTGAAGTTCGGCGATATCAACAAGGGAATCCGTGGTTTTCATCTCAACTGAAAAGCAACCTTTATTTTTATGGGGTTAATGGTGAATTAGGCGAAGAGGATTCGGATAACGGGTTGACCCCATCAGAAGAGCAATTCTGCATGGGAGTTCGAGAATTGCTGGTGGGGAATTTAAGAAATGGGATGTGGGACGAGTGA
- a CDS encoding HD domain-containing protein translates to MNRLDIAIEFAAKAHQNQKRKGTDIPYISHPFGVAMILHHAKCKEDIIIAGLLHDTLEDTAITEEEIRNQFGEEILRLVLGATEPDKNASWEVRKHHTLEYLKSADLAIRQLSCADKLHNLRSIRRDVTLFGNKIWDKFKRGYEEQKWYYTSLVESLGYNSRFSLLDTFQDEVESFFLELELSDEKKEVRRNKKLYDVLFELLFAPEERVRQIETDLAEKNLLELKKSIFRMIEENRYGGRECLSKKQEMFQYLTCRGIDFEVNSEGTDILMSACVAMKDTFQLYPHEVYHHFYRSLKKGKL, encoded by the coding sequence GTGAATCGATTGGACATTGCTATCGAATTTGCCGCAAAGGCTCATCAAAATCAAAAGAGAAAAGGTACTGATATCCCGTATATTAGCCATCCATTTGGGGTAGCAATGATTTTGCATCATGCTAAATGTAAAGAAGATATCATTATTGCCGGCTTGCTTCATGATACATTGGAGGATACTGCCATAACTGAAGAGGAGATACGGAACCAGTTCGGAGAAGAAATTTTAAGGCTCGTTCTGGGAGCTACAGAGCCGGATAAGAACGCATCTTGGGAAGTACGAAAACATCACACCCTAGAGTATTTAAAAAGCGCCGATCTAGCTATCAGGCAGCTGTCGTGTGCGGACAAGCTGCATAATCTTCGATCCATTCGCAGAGACGTGACGCTCTTTGGGAATAAGATATGGGATAAATTTAAGCGGGGCTACGAGGAACAAAAATGGTATTATACCAGCCTTGTAGAAAGCCTTGGATATAATTCTCGGTTTTCTTTGTTGGACACGTTCCAAGATGAGGTTGAATCCTTTTTCCTCGAGTTGGAGCTATCCGACGAGAAGAAGGAAGTTCGCAGAAACAAGAAACTTTATGATGTTTTGTTTGAACTGCTTTTTGCCCCAGAAGAGAGAGTACGCCAGATAGAAACAGATTTAGCAGAAAAGAATTTACTAGAGTTAAAAAAGTCGATTTTCAGAATGATAGAAGAAAATCGTTATGGGGGAAGGGAGTGCTTGTCCAAAAAACAAGAAATGTTTCAATACTTAACTTGCCGCGGGATCGATTTTGAAGTTAATTCTGAAGGGACGGATATCCTCATGTCGGCTTGTGTGGCTATGAAGGATACTTTTCAATTATACCCTCATGAAGTTTATCATCATTTTTATCGGAGTTTAAAGAAAGGCAAATTGTAA